atttctttctgCGCCGCCCGTTTTATTACTGCAGTTGCTTCTCTCAGTTGGACAAGCAAACTCcatttgctttctttttctctctcgaAACTCTCTCTCGTCCAAACGGAGAACCTTGGAAGAAGGAAACCATGTCGTCCCCAAGCAAGCGAAGGGAGATGGACTTGATGAAATTGTTAATCCTCTAactaatttcttcctttttcttgttttttttcttcttctcttaacCCTCTTCTTATTATTGTTGTTCTGGGTTTTGAATAGGATGATGAGTGACTACAAAGTTGAGATCATCAATGATGACATGCAAGAGTTCTATGTTCAATTCCATGGACCCAATGACAGTAAATCTTCATTTCTCttgtctttctttccttttttcttttccctttttcaGATTTTAGTTCCTTTTTAAATGGGGAACTCTGAGCTGAgcaaggtaattgatttttttttttctttcttgattctgTCATATTGACAATCTATAGTTATTGGTGAGGAAGGGGATAAATAATCTTAGGTAGtgattgataaaattaatagctaGTACTATAtcgctatttttatttttatttttatttatttttttttagaatttccCATTCCCCTTCTCTATGCAATTTGTAGATTGAAATAGTTATATGCTTTTTGATCTTAGAAAGCGGCTTGATTTTAGGCAGTTCTTGTTTTTCATAACGCATTTACTGTGAACTGTTTAGCCCAAAGTAGAGCTCCTTTGGCCTCAAACCCTTACTTGTCCGAACTTTATTTTGTTCTGTACTTGCTCTGATGCATGGATAATGGCAGGTCCTTATCATGGAGGTGTGTGGCGGGTAAGAGTTGAGCTGCCTGATGCTTATCCATACAAATCTCCTTCAATAGGCTTTATTAATAAGATCTATCACCCAAATGTTGATGAAATGTGAGTAATTAAATGTAGAAGCAAAAATGGTTTTGTTTTCTGTTGAAGGAATAATGATTTGTGGAGCTGAACATCTTTGGTTGATGCTAATTCCAGGTCTGGCTCAGTTTGTTTAGACGTTATCAATCAAACATGGAGTCCCATGTTCGGTATAGACTTTAAAGTTGCCTCGTTGAGATAAATATAGAAGCTACTTCCAAATTATAATGTTCAAAGATACTAATCTTAATGTTCAATCTAAATGTTCTTCAGATTTGGTAAATATATTTGAGGTATTTCTACCACAGCTTCTTCTGTATCCCAACCCATCAGATCCATTAAATGGAGAGGCTGCAGCTTTGATGATGCGTGACCGATCTGCTTATGAACAAAGAGTTAAAGGTAGCAATTCCTTTTCCTGGGTTCTGGATTTCTGATTACGCATTCCTCCTTAAGGAAATATGTAGGAAAAACTGAACAAATCACCAGGCTAAACTTGCAGCTGCAAGAGATAAAACTTTGGTTAGGTTTCTTGCTGTACCATAAAGAGATATGTAGGGAATGGCTTAATTGTACCCTTAATTATTTCACCATCCAAGTGGAAAGAATAGCCAGCATTACCAAACATGGATCTGTTAACTGAAGGCCCTGCACTCTGCTCATAATTTGTTGATTGCTCGTGATTGCCTGACAGCATAGTTATCATAGTCGTATGCAGTGTTGATTAACTGATTCGTTGCCTTCTTTAAATCAGGTTTCTTTGAAACCTTAATAATACTCTCTTTGCTTGTGCACAAATTTATGCTGTGTAAATGGGGAGAGTGAATGGGGTAAGAACTAAAAGGAACTAAGAGCTAAGGTTATGTACTTCATTCTAATATGCAGAACATGATTCAGAGTCATTAGCAAACTATAGGTGTTACCATGATTTGtttagtaaaataataataataataataataataataaacaagaAGTTTCAAGGAGCTTATTTATTATTACTTCATTTGGAGATGGATTTTGAATATCTGGTATTGCTGTGTCCCTCTCTTTCATTTCAAGATCAATTTATGCCAATATATAATTGACCCTGGTTTTATTGGCTCTCAAAACCAGAATACCGTGAGAAATATGCCAAGCCAGAAGATATAGGGGCTGCCCCAGAAGAAAAATCTAGCG
The Manihot esculenta cultivar AM560-2 chromosome 1, M.esculenta_v8, whole genome shotgun sequence genome window above contains:
- the LOC110615314 gene encoding ubiquitin-conjugating enzyme E2 4 codes for the protein MSSPSKRREMDLMKLMMSDYKVEIINDDMQEFYVQFHGPNDSPYHGGVWRVRVELPDAYPYKSPSIGFINKIYHPNVDEMSGSVCLDVINQTWSPMFDLVNIFEVFLPQLLLYPNPSDPLNGEAAALMMRDRSAYEQRVKEYREKYAKPEDIGAAPEEKSSDEEPSEDEYDSEDEEMAGPSDP